The following proteins are co-located in the Polymorphospora rubra genome:
- a CDS encoding 3-dehydroquinate synthase family protein, whose translation MTADAPHRIDLDLAERSYPIWVGAGVRHRLPEEVARVGARRAVVVTARPPEWTPDPGVPHLVVPARDGEHDKTLSTVERLCREFADFGLTRSDVVVSCGGGTTTDVVGLAAALYHRGTPVVHLPTSLLAQVDASVGGKTAVNLPHGKNLVGAYWQPRAVLCDTEHLTTLPGREWRNGYGEIARAHFIGAPDLQDRSTPQQIAACVALKASVVAADERDAGLRHILNYGHTLGHALERATDFRLRHGEAVGIGTVFVGRLAGLLGRIPDTRVAEHEEVVAGYGLDTALPPDVDHDDLIALMRLDKKAASGLAFVLDGPAGPELVDNVPEGRVREALAALRDTRPVPAG comes from the coding sequence ATGACCGCCGACGCGCCGCACCGCATCGACCTGGACCTGGCCGAGCGGTCCTATCCGATCTGGGTGGGCGCCGGGGTCCGCCACCGGCTGCCGGAGGAGGTGGCCCGCGTCGGCGCCCGGCGGGCGGTGGTCGTGACGGCCCGGCCGCCGGAGTGGACCCCGGACCCGGGGGTGCCGCACCTGGTGGTGCCGGCCCGCGACGGCGAACACGACAAGACCCTGTCCACCGTCGAGCGGCTGTGCCGGGAGTTCGCCGACTTCGGGCTGACCCGCTCGGACGTGGTGGTCTCCTGCGGCGGGGGCACCACGACCGACGTGGTGGGGCTGGCGGCCGCGCTCTACCACCGGGGTACGCCGGTGGTGCATCTGCCGACCTCGCTGCTCGCCCAGGTGGATGCCAGCGTGGGCGGCAAGACGGCGGTCAACCTGCCGCACGGCAAGAACCTGGTCGGGGCGTACTGGCAGCCGCGGGCCGTGCTGTGCGACACCGAGCACCTGACCACCCTGCCCGGGCGTGAGTGGCGCAACGGCTACGGCGAGATCGCCCGGGCCCACTTCATCGGCGCGCCCGACCTGCAGGACCGGTCCACCCCGCAGCAGATCGCCGCGTGCGTCGCGTTGAAGGCGTCGGTGGTGGCCGCCGACGAGCGGGACGCCGGGCTGCGGCACATCCTGAACTACGGCCACACGCTGGGCCACGCTCTGGAGCGGGCCACCGACTTCCGGCTGCGGCACGGCGAGGCCGTCGGGATCGGCACGGTGTTCGTGGGCCGGCTGGCCGGGCTGCTGGGCCGGATCCCGGACACGCGGGTGGCCGAACACGAAGAGGTCGTCGCCGGCTACGGGCTGGACACGGCACTGCCGCCGGACGTCGACCACGACGACCTGATCGCGCTGATGCGGCTGGACAAGAAGGCCGCCTCGGGCCTGGCCTTCGTTCTGGACGGGCCGGCCGGCCCCGAGCTGGTCGACAACGTGCCCGAGGGTCGGGTCCGCGAGGCGCTGGCGGCACTGCGCGACACCCGCCCCGTCCCGGCGGGCTGA
- a CDS encoding HAD-IA family hydrolase, with translation MTLPTSTPTVAGGRPAARPVQAVVFDLDGVLVDSSAVMREAFDIAYAEVVGDGPAPFEEYNRHMGRYFPDIMRLMGLPLEMEEPFVRESYRLAPQVPLFPGVRELLHGLHGRGVRMAIATGKSGPRARSLLELLGVLHLFGHVIGSDEVPRPKPAPDIVLHALDLLGVPAERALMVGDAVIDLASGRDAGTTTVATTWHEGDCAALLAAGPDFVARTPRELLTYCLAVEV, from the coding sequence ATGACCCTGCCAACATCCACACCCACCGTCGCCGGCGGGCGGCCGGCCGCCCGCCCGGTCCAGGCGGTCGTGTTCGACCTCGACGGCGTCCTGGTCGACAGTTCGGCCGTCATGCGCGAGGCGTTCGACATCGCGTACGCGGAGGTGGTGGGCGACGGGCCGGCACCGTTCGAGGAATACAACCGGCACATGGGCCGGTACTTCCCGGACATCATGCGGCTGATGGGCCTGCCGCTGGAGATGGAAGAGCCCTTCGTCCGGGAGAGCTACCGGCTCGCTCCCCAGGTCCCGCTCTTCCCCGGGGTCCGCGAGCTGCTGCACGGCCTGCACGGGCGGGGGGTCCGGATGGCGATCGCCACGGGAAAGAGCGGTCCCCGCGCCCGTTCGTTGCTGGAACTGCTCGGCGTGCTGCACCTGTTCGGGCACGTCATCGGCTCCGACGAGGTACCCCGGCCCAAGCCCGCCCCGGACATCGTGCTGCACGCGCTGGATCTGCTCGGCGTGCCGGCGGAACGGGCCCTGATGGTCGGCGACGCGGTGATCGATCTTGCCAGTGGCCGGGACGCCGGCACCACCACCGTGGCGACGACCTGGCACGAGGGCGACTGCGCCGCCCTGCTCGCCGCCGGCCCCGACTTCGTCGCGCGCACCCCGCGGGAGCTGCTGACCTACTGCCTCGCGGTCGAGGTGTGA
- a CDS encoding Gfo/Idh/MocA family protein, protein MSGVSAADVPGPDRSPLRVAVAGLGWAGREIWLPRLVAHPAYTVTAVVDPEATLRHRVQQDSAVPYAYDSVDDLPDGLVDLVVVAVPNHLHSDIAARVLRRGLPVFVEKPVCLTSTEATALAEAEREGGAVLLAGSAARYRADVRALIAASATLGAIRHVDVAWVRARGVPDGGGWFTQRQLSGGGALVDLGWHLLDTVLPLLGPAAIAHAVGSVSDDFVNDAAHHAAWRSEQETGARRSVGDVEDTARGFLLTEDGVSVALHACWASHEARDRTTITVQGVDGVASLRCTFGFSPNRDPVPVLTRTVAGEAVRLPLPEEPVGAEYDRQLDALPGLLADPANRGLAVTEAHRTIDVIERIYHSARPTRPGRRPALAGRPGR, encoded by the coding sequence GTGAGCGGCGTGTCGGCCGCCGACGTCCCCGGCCCGGACCGGTCGCCGCTGCGGGTGGCGGTGGCCGGGCTGGGCTGGGCGGGACGCGAGATCTGGCTGCCCCGGCTCGTCGCGCACCCCGCGTACACGGTCACCGCCGTGGTCGATCCCGAGGCGACGCTGCGCCACCGCGTCCAGCAGGACAGTGCCGTGCCGTACGCGTACGACAGCGTCGACGACCTCCCGGACGGCCTGGTCGACCTGGTGGTCGTCGCGGTCCCCAACCACCTGCACAGCGACATCGCCGCCCGGGTCCTCCGCCGGGGCCTACCGGTCTTCGTGGAGAAGCCCGTCTGTCTCACCTCCACCGAGGCGACCGCGTTGGCGGAGGCCGAACGGGAGGGCGGCGCGGTGCTGCTCGCCGGCAGCGCCGCCCGTTACCGGGCCGACGTGCGCGCGCTGATCGCGGCGAGCGCGACACTCGGGGCGATCCGGCACGTCGACGTCGCCTGGGTCCGCGCCCGGGGCGTGCCGGACGGTGGCGGCTGGTTCACCCAGCGGCAGCTCTCCGGCGGGGGAGCGCTGGTCGATCTCGGTTGGCACCTGCTGGACACGGTGCTGCCGCTGCTCGGCCCGGCCGCCATCGCCCACGCCGTCGGCAGCGTCTCCGACGACTTCGTCAACGACGCCGCGCACCACGCCGCCTGGCGCAGCGAACAGGAGACCGGCGCCCGGCGGTCGGTCGGCGACGTCGAGGACACCGCGCGGGGATTCCTGCTCACCGAGGACGGCGTCTCCGTCGCGCTGCACGCCTGCTGGGCCTCGCACGAGGCCCGGGACCGCACCACGATCACCGTCCAGGGGGTCGACGGCGTCGCCAGCCTGCGCTGCACGTTCGGTTTCAGCCCGAACCGTGACCCGGTTCCGGTGCTGACCCGCACCGTGGCCGGCGAGGCGGTGCGGCTGCCGCTGCCCGAGGAGCCCGTCGGCGCCGAGTACGACCGGCAGCTGGACGCCCTGCCCGGGCTGCTGGCCGACCCGGCGAACCGGGGCCTGGCGGTCACCGAGGCCCATCGCACCATCGACGTCATCGAACGGATCTACCACTCCGCCCGGCCCACCCGGCCAGGGCGGCGCCCCGCGCTGGCGGGGCGTCCCGGCCGGTGA
- a CDS encoding DegT/DnrJ/EryC1/StrS family aminotransferase, with protein MSGQPSTVPEFPEWPQFGDEERTGLIRALEQGQWWRIGGSEVDSFEAEFGAYHGTPHALAVTNGTHALEVALEVLGAGPGTEVIVPAFTFISSSLAAQRLGAVAVPVDVDLDTYCIDPAAVEAAITPRTKVIMPVHMAGQFADMDALDKLAADAGVALLQDAAHAHGAQWQGKRAGALGSVAAFSFQNGKLMTAGEGGAVLFPDEELRERGFLVHSCGRPRTDRDYLHSTTGSNYRMGEFTAAVLRAQLARLDDQIAVREQRWPLLASLLAEIPGVVPQGRDERGDRNPHYMAMFRVPGLDVARRREVVDTLIARGVPAFVAFRAIYRCDGFWKAGAPDESVEAIAARCPNTELIHSDCIWLHHRTLLGTEQQMHDIAAVLADILHG; from the coding sequence ATGAGTGGTCAGCCCTCGACGGTGCCGGAGTTTCCCGAGTGGCCGCAGTTCGGCGACGAGGAGCGTACCGGTCTGATCCGGGCCCTGGAGCAGGGCCAGTGGTGGCGGATCGGCGGCAGCGAGGTCGACTCCTTCGAAGCGGAGTTCGGGGCATATCACGGCACGCCGCACGCGCTCGCGGTCACCAACGGCACGCACGCGCTGGAGGTGGCGCTGGAGGTGCTCGGCGCCGGGCCGGGCACCGAGGTCATCGTGCCGGCCTTCACGTTCATCTCGTCCTCGCTGGCCGCCCAGCGGCTCGGCGCGGTCGCCGTACCGGTCGACGTCGACCTGGACACCTACTGCATCGATCCGGCCGCGGTCGAGGCCGCGATCACGCCGCGGACCAAGGTGATCATGCCGGTGCACATGGCCGGCCAGTTCGCCGACATGGACGCGCTGGACAAGCTCGCCGCCGACGCCGGGGTGGCGCTGCTCCAGGATGCCGCGCACGCCCACGGCGCGCAGTGGCAGGGCAAGCGGGCCGGGGCGCTCGGCTCGGTGGCCGCGTTCAGCTTCCAGAACGGCAAGCTGATGACCGCCGGCGAGGGTGGGGCGGTCCTCTTCCCCGACGAGGAGCTGCGCGAGCGCGGATTCCTCGTGCACAGCTGCGGCCGGCCGCGTACCGACCGGGACTACCTGCACAGCACCACCGGCTCGAACTACCGGATGGGCGAGTTCACCGCGGCCGTCCTGCGCGCCCAGCTCGCCCGCCTGGACGACCAGATCGCGGTACGCGAGCAGCGCTGGCCGCTGCTGGCGAGCCTGCTCGCCGAGATCCCCGGCGTCGTGCCGCAGGGCCGCGACGAGCGGGGCGACCGTAACCCGCACTACATGGCGATGTTCCGTGTACCGGGCCTGGACGTCGCGCGTCGCCGCGAGGTCGTGGACACCCTCATCGCCCGGGGCGTGCCCGCGTTCGTGGCGTTCCGCGCGATCTACCGCTGCGACGGCTTCTGGAAGGCCGGCGCGCCCGACGAGTCGGTCGAGGCGATCGCCGCCCGGTGCCCGAACACCGAGCTGATCCATTCCGACTGCATCTGGCTGCACCACCGCACGCTGCTCGGCACCGAGCAGCAGATGCACGACATCGCCGCCGTGCTGGCCGACATCCTCCACGGGTGA
- a CDS encoding type II 3-dehydroquinate dehydratase, translating into MSDVLLLNGPNLGILGQREPEIYGTDTLDDIERAVAEEVADRGWRVVAEQHDCEGALIRAIQGRYDTVGAIVNPGALMIAGWSLRDALASYPRPFIEVHLSNVWARESFRHDSVIAPLASGVIAGLGSLGYRLAARALVATVR; encoded by the coding sequence GTGTCGGACGTGCTGCTGTTGAACGGCCCGAACCTGGGCATCCTGGGCCAACGGGAGCCGGAGATCTACGGCACCGACACCCTGGACGACATCGAACGGGCGGTCGCCGAGGAGGTCGCCGACCGGGGCTGGCGGGTGGTGGCCGAGCAGCACGACTGCGAGGGCGCGCTGATCCGCGCGATCCAGGGCCGCTACGACACCGTCGGCGCGATCGTCAACCCGGGCGCGCTGATGATCGCCGGCTGGAGCCTGCGGGACGCGCTGGCCAGCTACCCGCGGCCGTTCATCGAGGTACACCTGTCCAACGTCTGGGCCCGGGAGAGCTTCCGGCACGACTCGGTGATCGCCCCGCTGGCCAGTGGCGTCATCGCCGGGCTCGGGTCGCTGGGCTACCGGCTGGCCGCCCGCGCCCTCGTCGCCACCGTGCGGTGA
- a CDS encoding DoxX family protein codes for MRIPILVLTLILALVFLATAVPKLTGQAAMRERMDHLGVSPGLTRLLGVLEIAAIAGLLLGLLWPPLGIAAAIGLALQMVGAVVYHARAKDPVGVSAVPAVFAVIAVVLAYLHLQG; via the coding sequence GTGCGCATCCCCATCCTCGTACTGACCCTCATCCTCGCGTTGGTCTTCCTGGCCACCGCCGTACCCAAGCTGACCGGACAGGCGGCGATGCGTGAGCGGATGGACCACCTCGGCGTCTCGCCGGGGCTGACCCGCCTGCTCGGGGTGCTGGAGATCGCCGCGATCGCCGGTCTGCTGCTCGGGCTGCTCTGGCCGCCGCTGGGCATCGCCGCGGCGATCGGTCTCGCCCTGCAGATGGTCGGGGCGGTGGTCTACCACGCCCGGGCGAAGGACCCCGTCGGGGTGAGCGCGGTGCCGGCGGTCTTCGCCGTCATCGCCGTCGTGCTCGCGTACCTGCATTTGCAGGGCTGA
- a CDS encoding ROK family protein, whose protein sequence is MPGGDPRDGGVLGVDVGGTKVALRAEAPGRPTYDRTFHWPREADLATDLATLAAEVTRLRDGWGPVAAVGVAMPATTDPAGTVTTWPNRPGWTGLDLTGELRRLFPGAATAVADDGDLAALAEARHVGCDDVVYLGVGTGIGGGVVWEGRSVPGRSSAEIGHMVVALDGERCDCGRRGCLQAIASGPATLRRAGIARGVAVSFDDLRAGLRDGLPWAVEAVHATCTALAAAVVSLGELLAPTVVIVGGGFAGGLPGLVPLVGHTARMSARPGRPVPVVTAAALGGLSSLHGALWLAHDLTGGPGLRR, encoded by the coding sequence GTGCCCGGCGGGGACCCGCGCGACGGCGGTGTGCTCGGCGTCGACGTCGGTGGCACCAAGGTGGCGCTACGGGCCGAGGCGCCCGGGCGGCCGACGTACGACCGGACGTTCCACTGGCCGCGCGAGGCCGATCTGGCCACCGACCTGGCGACGCTGGCCGCCGAGGTGACCCGGCTGCGCGACGGGTGGGGGCCGGTCGCCGCGGTCGGTGTCGCGATGCCGGCGACCACCGACCCGGCGGGCACCGTCACCACCTGGCCCAACCGACCGGGTTGGACCGGTCTGGACCTCACCGGCGAACTGCGCCGCCTCTTCCCGGGCGCCGCGACCGCCGTCGCCGACGACGGCGACCTCGCCGCGCTGGCCGAGGCCCGGCACGTCGGCTGCGACGACGTGGTCTACCTGGGCGTCGGTACGGGGATCGGCGGCGGCGTGGTGTGGGAGGGGCGATCGGTGCCGGGCCGGTCCTCCGCCGAGATCGGCCACATGGTCGTCGCCCTCGACGGCGAACGCTGCGACTGCGGCCGGCGCGGTTGCCTCCAGGCGATCGCCTCCGGCCCGGCCACGCTCCGCCGGGCCGGCATCGCCCGCGGCGTCGCGGTGTCCTTCGACGACCTGCGGGCCGGGCTGCGCGACGGCCTGCCCTGGGCGGTCGAGGCGGTCCACGCGACCTGCACCGCGCTGGCGGCCGCGGTGGTGAGCCTCGGTGAACTGCTGGCCCCGACGGTGGTGATCGTGGGTGGCGGCTTCGCCGGCGGGCTGCCCGGCCTCGTCCCGCTCGTCGGGCACACCGCCCGGATGTCGGCCCGCCCCGGACGTCCGGTGCCGGTGGTGACGGCCGCCGCGCTCGGCGGTCTCTCGTCGCTGCACGGCGCCCTCTGGCTGGCCCACGACCTCACCGGCGGGCCGGGCCTGCGCCGGTGA
- a CDS encoding NADPH-dependent FMN reductase — protein MIRIGVIVGSTRPGRKADAVARWVQDIAAKRGDATAEVVDLRDYDLPHLDEMVPPSMAPSRQPKVRRWAATVAGFDAFVFVTPEYNHSIPGALKDAIDYLYQEWHNKSAGLVSYGVYGGTRAAEHLRLVLAQVEVADVRSQVALSLHTDFVNFTSFRPAAHQEQAVGAMLDQIVAWGGALRGLRQR, from the coding sequence GTGATCAGGATCGGTGTCATCGTCGGCAGCACCCGGCCCGGCCGCAAGGCCGACGCCGTGGCCCGGTGGGTGCAGGACATCGCGGCCAAGCGGGGCGACGCGACCGCGGAGGTCGTCGACCTGCGCGACTACGATCTGCCGCACCTCGACGAGATGGTGCCACCGTCGATGGCCCCGTCCAGGCAACCGAAGGTCCGCCGGTGGGCGGCCACCGTCGCCGGATTCGACGCGTTCGTGTTCGTCACCCCGGAGTACAACCATTCGATCCCCGGCGCCCTCAAGGACGCGATCGACTACCTCTACCAGGAGTGGCACAACAAGTCCGCCGGCCTGGTCAGCTACGGCGTGTACGGCGGCACCCGGGCCGCGGAGCACCTCCGGCTGGTCCTCGCACAGGTGGAGGTGGCCGACGTCCGGTCGCAGGTGGCGCTCTCCCTGCACACCGACTTCGTGAACTTCACCAGCTTCCGGCCCGCCGCCCACCAGGAGCAGGCGGTCGGCGCCATGCTCGACCAGATCGTGGCGTGGGGTGGCGCGTTGCGCGGCCTCCGCCAGCGCTGA
- a CDS encoding shikimate dehydrogenase family protein has translation MPEISGTTRVYALLGDPITQVRAPGLLNPVLARRGTDAVLIPMRVAPADFERVVHGLGQVANLHGLLVTVPHKAAALALADRATDRARLAGSANALRREPDGTWSADTFDGDGFVRGLIAVGQHPRDRRVCVVGAGGAGSAVAVALLDAGVAELRLADTNPDRLETLRERLSVAYPGRVAAAVRPQLADADLAVNATPLGLHPGDPLPFAVTGLPAGSLVADIIMSPAETALLREARRRGLPTHPGEPMLAHQIDSYLTFFGL, from the coding sequence ATGCCGGAGATCAGCGGCACCACCCGGGTGTACGCGCTGCTCGGCGACCCGATCACGCAGGTACGCGCACCCGGTCTGCTCAACCCGGTGCTGGCCCGGCGCGGCACCGACGCGGTGCTCATCCCGATGCGGGTGGCACCGGCCGACTTCGAGCGGGTGGTGCACGGGCTGGGGCAGGTCGCCAACCTGCACGGTCTGCTCGTCACCGTGCCACACAAGGCGGCCGCGCTGGCCCTGGCCGACCGGGCCACCGATCGCGCCCGCCTGGCCGGCAGCGCCAACGCCCTGCGTCGCGAGCCCGACGGCACCTGGTCGGCGGACACCTTCGACGGCGACGGCTTCGTCCGCGGACTGATCGCGGTCGGACAGCATCCTCGGGACCGTCGAGTGTGCGTGGTGGGTGCGGGCGGGGCGGGCAGCGCCGTCGCGGTCGCCCTGCTGGACGCCGGCGTGGCCGAGTTGCGCCTGGCCGACACGAACCCCGACCGGCTCGAGACGCTGCGGGAGCGGCTGTCCGTCGCCTACCCCGGCCGGGTCGCCGCGGCGGTCCGGCCCCAGCTGGCCGACGCCGACCTCGCGGTCAACGCGACGCCGCTGGGGCTGCATCCCGGCGATCCGCTCCCGTTCGCGGTGACCGGGCTACCTGCGGGCAGCCTGGTCGCCGACATCATCATGAGTCCGGCGGAGACGGCGCTGCTGCGGGAGGCCCGCCGGCGGGGCCTGCCGACGCATCCGGGCGAGCCGATGCTGGCCCACCAGATCGACTCCTACCTGACCTTTTTCGGCCTGTAG
- a CDS encoding maleylpyruvate isomerase N-terminal domain-containing protein, whose amino-acid sequence MTVTADQWNRVRDSVPAVLRRLLALVDGAPPDRAVTAHWTLADTLAHLVSVSAMDVALIRDAAPDLPGRPLGDLLAATTVDTVADMNRRILADFTERDVPTLGARLRSDVDELLSAASEIGPLPQVSWLGGARLPVAGLLAHLLNELNIHAWDIARATGARWEIDPRDAALFFDLFLVGVVRCGYGRLVDHDGPVRPGRLSVTFRSTVSPAVTFVLTDGLVTVEDPDPRPDVRVSYDPATFGLMLFGRVSRVRAMLAGKLSVGGRRPWLLPTFMATMRMPS is encoded by the coding sequence ATGACGGTGACTGCCGACCAATGGAACCGGGTACGCGACTCCGTACCCGCCGTTCTCCGACGACTGCTCGCTCTCGTCGACGGCGCGCCGCCCGACCGGGCGGTGACCGCGCACTGGACTCTCGCGGACACGCTGGCCCACCTGGTCAGCGTGTCCGCGATGGATGTCGCGTTGATCCGGGACGCGGCACCGGATCTGCCGGGGCGCCCGCTCGGCGACCTGCTGGCGGCCACCACGGTCGACACGGTGGCCGACATGAACCGCCGGATCCTGGCCGACTTCACCGAACGCGACGTGCCGACGCTGGGCGCCCGGTTGCGGTCCGATGTCGACGAACTGCTCTCGGCCGCGTCCGAGATCGGCCCGCTGCCCCAGGTGAGCTGGCTGGGTGGTGCCCGCCTGCCGGTCGCCGGGCTGCTCGCGCACCTGCTCAACGAGCTGAACATCCATGCCTGGGACATCGCCCGGGCCACCGGGGCCCGGTGGGAGATCGATCCGCGTGACGCGGCCCTGTTCTTCGACCTGTTCCTGGTCGGGGTGGTCCGCTGCGGCTACGGACGGCTGGTCGACCACGACGGCCCGGTACGCCCCGGCCGCCTCTCGGTCACCTTCCGTTCCACGGTCAGCCCTGCGGTGACCTTCGTCCTCACCGACGGGCTGGTGACCGTGGAGGACCCGGACCCCCGACCGGACGTACGGGTCTCCTACGACCCCGCCACGTTCGGCCTGATGCTCTTCGGGCGGGTCTCCCGGGTCCGGGCGATGCTCGCCGGGAAGCTGTCCGTCGGTGGACGGCGGCCGTGGTTGCTGCCGACCTTCATGGCGACGATGCGCATGCCGTCCTGA